Within the Candidatus Neomarinimicrobiota bacterium genome, the region CTCAACACTGGCCGGCACCATCGCCGACCGCTGGGACACGGCCGCCATATTCCTGGTCATGGGCCTGCTGTTGCTGCCGGCTGCGCTGGTGGGCCTGCTGCTCTATCGGAGTCGCAGCTCGGTTTCCATTGATTCCCGGTGAGACGCAGTCTATATTATCGTAGCTATGGCGCCTTCTGCTGATCCGCATCCGCCCGACGGTAATTCCCCGGATTTGGCCACCCGTCTGGCCACCCTGGAATCTGATATGTCCAGGCTCAACGATATCGGCATCGCCCTCTCCAGTGAAAAGAACCTCAACCGGCTGCTGGAGACCATCGTCACCGAGGGGCGCAGCTTCACCCATTGCGACGCCGGGACCCTCTATCGCGTGCACCAGAAGAAGCAGGTCCTCACCTTCGAGATCATGCAAACCGAGTCCACCGGCTATTATGCCGGCGGCACCACCGATGTGAAGATCACGGTTCCCCCGGTCCCCTTGAAGATCGACGGGCAGCCAAACTTCGCGAACGTGTCCGCGCACGTGGCACTGTCCAAGGAGGTGGTGAACATCCCCGATGTCTACGAGGCCGAGGGCTTTGACTTTACCGGCCCCAAGAAGTACGACGAGCTCACCGGGTACCGCACCCAGTCCATGCTGGTCATACCCATGACCGACCACACCGACAAGGTGCTCGGCGTGCTGCAGCTCATCAACGCCCTGTCTCCCGAAGGGGAGCGCATACCCTTCGACGAGAAGTATGAGGCCATGGTGCGTTCGCTTGCCAGCCAGGCGGCCGTCGCCATTAACAACGCACAGCTCATCAAGGACATCGAGAATCTGTTCAAATCGGTGGTGCACTACACGGTCAAGGCCATCGATGCCCGCTCGCCCCACACAGCCGGCCACTCCAGCCGGGTGGCCAAGCTCAGCCGCCGCATCGCCGAGGATATTAACCTCCAGACCAGCGGCCCCTTTGCCGACCTGCACTACTCGGACGACCAGCTGGAGGAGATCTGGATTGCCGGGATCATGCACGACGTGGGCAAGATCGGCGTCCCCGAGGATGTGCTCGAAAAGCGGAACAAGCTGGACGGCGCCAAGTACACCGTGGTGCTCGATCGCCTGCAGAAGATCAAGGAGCTGGCGATTCTCCGGGCACAGCTGCGCAACAGCACCAACGGCCACGCCCAGGACTATCAGGATGAACAGCTGGCCGCTGAGTTGCAGGCTTTGGAGGAGGACCACGAATTCATATTGTGGGTGAACAAGCCGGGCTTTCTGGCCCCTGAAAAGAAGGAGCAGCTGGACGGCATTGCCGCCAAGACCTTTATTGATGGGGAGGGCCATGAGCAACCCTACCTCACCGAAGAAGAACTGTTGAACTTCTCGGTGGTCAAGGGCAACCTCACCGATGAAGAGCGGAAGACCATCCAGTACCACGTGGTGGCTACCGACAAGCTGCTGCGCAAACTGCCCTTCACCGATAAACTCGCCAACGTCCCCCTGTATGCCGGCAGCCACCACGAATGGCCCAACGGCAAAGGCTATCCGAAGGGGTTGTCCGGCGACGAAATTCCCCTGCCGGCAAAGATGATGTGCATTGCCGATGTCTGGGATGCCCTCACGGCACAGGATCGGCCCTACAAGCCCCCCATCCCACCCGAGAAGTCGAAGCAGATTCTCCTGAGTGGCGCCGAGCATGGTGAGTTCGACAAGGACATCGTGGAGCTCTTTATCAACCATCAGCTGTGGGATAAGAAACCGGGCGAAATCGTCGAATTCCCTGAAGAGCATGCCGAGGTCTGATAACGGCCTCCGCCCGCGGAATGGCTGAGCCGGCCCCGGGAGTCCGTGCGGCTCTCCAGTCCCTCCCTTCCGTCGATGACCTGCTCACTGCATATCCCCCTGAAAACTACCGCATAGCCCATCCCCAAGCGCGCGCCGCCATCCGTGGTGTGTTGTCGGCTGTGCGGGAGCAAATCCGGTCCGGCGACGTGCTCACGAATCCGGCTGTCACGGTGAAGGCCGGCGTGCACCGAGAGCTGCAGGCACTCGCCAGGCCTCGGCTGGCCCCGGTCCTCAACGGTACGGGTGTGGTCCTGCATACCGGCCTGGGGCGGGCGCCGCTGAGCAATGCCGTCCTGGACCGTGCCTTCTGCTCCCTCGGCGGCTACGCCACTCTGGAGCTGGACCTGGCCTCGGGCAAGCGGGGCCAGCGGCTGGCCCTGGTGGACGGCTTCTTCAAAGCGCTCACCCCAGCCGAAGGGGCCGTCGTAGTGAACAACAATGCCGCCGCCGTGCTGCTTATGCTGAACTCGGTTGCCGATGGCAAGGAGGTGGTTGTGAGCCGGGGGCAGCAGGTGGAGATCGGCGGTTCTTTCCGCATGCCCGATGTTATTGCCAAGGCCCAGGCCATACTGGTTGAGGTGGGTACCACCAACCGTACCCACCTGTCCGACTACAAGCAGGCGCTCACCCAAAACACCGGTGCGGTGCTCTACGTGCACACCAGCAACTACCGGGTCGAGGGCTTCACCAAGGCCGTGCCCATCACCGAGCTGGCCGCGCTCACCAAGCAGAAAAAACTCCCCCTGCTGGTGGACCTGGGCAGTGGCAGCCTGACGGAAACTCCCATTGCCGGTCTCCCGGGAGAGCCCAGCATCGGCACGATACTTAAGGCTGGCGCTGACCTGGTATCCTTCAGCGGCGACAAACTGTTGGGCGGCCCCCAAGCGGGGATCGTGCTGGGCCGCGAGAAATGGCTTCGGCGGCTGCGCAAGAACCCGCTGTACCGCGCCCTGCGTTGCGACAAGGTTACGCTGGCGTTGCTTGAGCAGACGCTGCGGACCTATGCCGACGCCGACACCTTCGGCCGCGACAATCTGGCGCTGCGCCTGCTGAACCGCAACCGGGCCGAACTACGCTCCCAGGCCGAGGAATTGCTGGGCCGCCTGTCGGATGAGTGCCGCGCTGGGGGCAGCCTCCAGGTGGTGGACAGCACCGTGGAGGCCGGGAGCGGATCCCTGCCCCAGGTGGACATTCCCAGCGTAGCCCTGGCAATCACCCGCCAGGAGACCAGCCCGGGCGAACTTGCCCGGCGGTTGCGCCTTGCCAGCCGGCCGGTGGTGGGCTACGTGCGCCGGGGGCAATACTATATTGATCTGAAAGCCATTCCCTGGGAGCAGAACGACCTTCTGGCCGCGTCCCTGGAGGAGGTTTTGCCATCGGACAGGTAGTCATCGGCCTGGCCGGCCACATTGACCACGGCAAGACCATGCTGGTGCAGGCCCTCACCGGGGTGGACACCGATACCCAGCCCGAGGAAAAGCGCCGGGGCATGACCATCGATATCGGCTTCGCCTTCCTCACTGAAAATATCACGCTGGTAGACGTGCCGGGGCACGACCGGTTTATCAGGAACATGGTGCGCGGGGTCGCCGGTATCCACCTCGGGCTGCTGGTGGTTGCAGCCGATGACGGGGTGATGCCGCAGACCCGGGAGCACCTCCAGATTCTCCGCTTCCTGGGCGTCCCGCGTATCTGCGTCGCCGTGACCAAAACCGACCTGGTGGAGGCCGACTGGCTCGGGCTGGTGGAAGCCGACATCGGAATGCTGCTGGCGGGAACGCCCTACCAGGGCAGCCCGGTTGCGCGGGTCTCCGCCGCCACCGGCGACGGCGTGGAGGTGCTGCGCCAGACCCTGCTGGAGGCGGCTGAAGCGGTGCCCCAGTGGGTGGACCGGGGCTTTTTCCGCCTGCCCGTTGACCGGGTCTTCAGCCTGAAGGGTTTT harbors:
- a CDS encoding GAF domain-containing protein, whose amino-acid sequence is MATRLATLESDMSRLNDIGIALSSEKNLNRLLETIVTEGRSFTHCDAGTLYRVHQKKQVLTFEIMQTESTGYYAGGTTDVKITVPPVPLKIDGQPNFANVSAHVALSKEVVNIPDVYEAEGFDFTGPKKYDELTGYRTQSMLVIPMTDHTDKVLGVLQLINALSPEGERIPFDEKYEAMVRSLASQAAVAINNAQLIKDIENLFKSVVHYTVKAIDARSPHTAGHSSRVAKLSRRIAEDINLQTSGPFADLHYSDDQLEEIWIAGIMHDVGKIGVPEDVLEKRNKLDGAKYTVVLDRLQKIKELAILRAQLRNSTNGHAQDYQDEQLAAELQALEEDHEFILWVNKPGFLAPEKKEQLDGIAAKTFIDGEGHEQPYLTEEELLNFSVVKGNLTDEERKTIQYHVVATDKLLRKLPFTDKLANVPLYAGSHHEWPNGKGYPKGLSGDEIPLPAKMMCIADVWDALTAQDRPYKPPIPPEKSKQILLSGAEHGEFDKDIVELFINHQLWDKKPGEIVEFPEEHAEV
- the selA gene encoding L-seryl-tRNA(Sec) selenium transferase, giving the protein MAEPAPGVRAALQSLPSVDDLLTAYPPENYRIAHPQARAAIRGVLSAVREQIRSGDVLTNPAVTVKAGVHRELQALARPRLAPVLNGTGVVLHTGLGRAPLSNAVLDRAFCSLGGYATLELDLASGKRGQRLALVDGFFKALTPAEGAVVVNNNAAAVLLMLNSVADGKEVVVSRGQQVEIGGSFRMPDVIAKAQAILVEVGTTNRTHLSDYKQALTQNTGAVLYVHTSNYRVEGFTKAVPITELAALTKQKKLPLLVDLGSGSLTETPIAGLPGEPSIGTILKAGADLVSFSGDKLLGGPQAGIVLGREKWLRRLRKNPLYRALRCDKVTLALLEQTLRTYADADTFGRDNLALRLLNRNRAELRSQAEELLGRLSDECRAGGSLQVVDSTVEAGSGSLPQVDIPSVALAITRQETSPGELARRLRLASRPVVGYVRRGQYYIDLKAIPWEQNDLLAASLEEVLPSDR